A window from Ignavibacteriota bacterium encodes these proteins:
- a CDS encoding exo-alpha-sialidase, with amino-acid sequence MKIDRNELQIKKLSKKERKKARTDYFFNIIRDPKTNSIPENIRRRELEFAKKLPKKNSTDLYKNSSTGFVWTEVGPNDVGGRTRALAIDVTNSNTIIAGGVSGGIWKSIDNGETWQQKSGNNEAFSITSIVQDPRNGFTNTWYACGGEINGNSASDRGFTARYYGNGLFKSIDNGETWTAVENSKSNPTKWDSNFDYMSKLLIHPTTGSLFAVANGLGIIKSTDGGVNFNISLGALNDHYYSDIIVKSDGTLIGVISDYGFNETKTNTPGIYKSTNNGFSWTNITPVDFPSDHHRSVLGTSKLSTPIFYILTFTGNNLTDGNEDVKLFKLSLDNSVTENLTAKLPKFDSESFEYQGHLYTQSSYNLAIAVKPDDDNFVLIAGTSLFRSTDGFSTAITNPKLGWIGGYHSSEFFYPNLHPDIHNITFDPNNSNQVWVGHDGGFKFF; translated from the coding sequence TTGAAAATAGATCGTAATGAATTGCAAATTAAAAAGTTAAGTAAAAAGGAAAGAAAAAAAGCAAGAACTGATTATTTTTTTAATATTATCCGTGATCCAAAAACAAATTCAATTCCGGAAAATATTAGACGAAGAGAATTAGAGTTTGCAAAAAAATTACCGAAAAAAAATAGTACTGATTTATACAAAAATAGTTCAACTGGATTTGTATGGACAGAAGTTGGACCAAACGATGTCGGCGGAAGAACAAGAGCTTTAGCAATTGATGTAACTAATTCAAATACAATTATTGCCGGTGGAGTTTCCGGAGGAATTTGGAAATCAATTGATAATGGCGAAACTTGGCAGCAAAAGAGTGGTAATAATGAAGCATTCAGTATTACATCAATTGTACAAGATCCAAGAAACGGATTTACAAATACTTGGTATGCTTGTGGTGGTGAAATAAATGGAAACAGTGCATCAGATAGAGGATTTACCGCTCGTTATTACGGAAACGGATTGTTTAAATCTATTGACAATGGAGAAACTTGGACTGCTGTTGAAAATTCAAAAAGTAATCCAACCAAATGGGATTCAAATTTTGATTATATGTCAAAATTATTAATTCATCCAACAACTGGATCTTTATTTGCAGTTGCTAATGGTTTGGGAATTATTAAGTCAACCGATGGTGGTGTAAACTTTAATATTTCATTGGGTGCTTTGAATGACCATTATTATAGCGATATAATTGTAAAATCTGATGGAACTTTAATAGGAGTAATTTCAGATTATGGATTTAATGAAACAAAAACGAATACACCGGGAATTTATAAATCAACAAATAATGGATTTAGTTGGACAAATATTACTCCGGTGGATTTCCCTTCTGATCATCATAGAAGTGTTTTAGGAACTTCAAAATTATCTACACCAATTTTTTACATACTCACATTTACCGGTAATAATTTAACTGACGGAAATGAAGATGTGAAATTATTCAAATTGAGTTTGGATAATTCAGTTACAGAAAATTTAACAGCTAAATTACCAAAATTCGATTCTGAATCTTTCGAATATCAAGGTCATTTATATACTCAAAGTAGTTATAATTTAGCAATTGCAGTAAAACCTGATGATGATAATTTTGTTTTAATTGCCGGTACTAGTTTATTTAGATCAACTGATGGATTTTCTACAGCAATTACTAATCCTAAATTAGGATGGATCGGTGGATATCATTCAAGTGAATTTTTCTATCCAAATTTACATCCCGATATTCATAACATAACATTTGATCCTAATAATTCAAATCAAGTTTGGGTTGGGCATGACGGGGGGTTTAAGTTTTTCTAA